Within Bradymonas sediminis, the genomic segment TTTGTTTGGTAGTAATCACCTCTTATTTAACGAAGCAAAAGGAGTTCCAATGAACGTCAAGCCACTTTACGATCGAGTTTTGGTTCAGCGTGTTGCCAGCGACGAGAAGAGCGCCGGTGGAATCATCATCCCCGAGTCGGCCAAAAAGAAGCCGCTTGAGGGTATTGTGCGTGCAGCCGGCCCCGGCAAGCTCAACGACGACGGCAGCAACGCCACGATGCAGGTCAAAGAAGGCGACAAAGTCCTCTTCGGCAGCTACTCCGGCACCGAGATCACCGTCAAAGGCGAGGAGATGTTGATCCTTCGCGA encodes:
- a CDS encoding co-chaperone GroES, with the translated sequence MNVKPLYDRVLVQRVASDEKSAGGIIIPESAKKKPLEGIVRAAGPGKLNDDGSNATMQVKEGDKVLFGSYSGTEITVKGEEMLILREDEILAVVND